The genomic window GCTCCTGATGCCACAGGGCGGCGTCGAGGCGCCGGGACACGGAGGACTGCGTGATCCCCAGGTGCTTGGCCATCTGCTGCTGGGTCATCCCGGTCTCGGCCAGGGCCACGGCGGCGGCACCCGAGTCCGTGCGGCGCTCCCGCACGGCGCACAGCAGGCCCAGCAGGGCGTCCGCGCGTTCGGCCCACTCGCCGCCGCGCACGGCCGGGCCGCCCGCGTCCTTCGCGGCCTGGACGGCCTCGCGGGCCGCCACGAAGGCCGCCCCGGTGTTCTCCCGCGCCGCCTGGGCGAGCGGGCGGTCCACGTCCCCGACGCCGAGACCCACGTGCCACGAGCCGGCGTCGGCGAGGGCGAGGACGGCCTGCAGGGCGGGCGCGGCGTCGTCGTAGAGGGCCTGGAGCTCGTCCCCGGCGGTGATGTCCCACGCCACGAGCGGGCGGGGGAGGTTCCTCCGGCACGCGTCGAGGTGCTCACGCATGTCCAGCCATTCGGCGTCGGCGCGGGAGTCGCGACGGTCCACGGTCAGTGCAAACACGATCCGCTCCTCTCGTTCATGCGGTCTCACCTGCATAGTACGTGAAGATGCGGTTCCACCTGCATAGTGGGGCCGTCAGCGGCCCGTGTCCGTCACCGGACCCACGTTGTCCACGAGCACGGCGGGGAAGCCGTCCTCGTCGGAGGCCGCCAGGTCGATGCGCGCGTTGATGCCCCAGTCGTGGTGGCCGTCGGGGTCGTCGAAGACCTGCACCACGGTCCAGAAACCCGGGAGCCCCTCGGGGTCCTCGGTGATGCGGATCAGGGAGGGGCCACGGGACTGGGCGTCGGTGTAGAGGTCCTCGTACTCGTCGAAGTACGCGTCCATGGCATCCGCCCAGCGGTCGCGGTCCCAGCCGGACTTCTCGTCCAGGGCCCCGAGCACCTTCTCCTTCTCCTGGGCGAAGAGCTCCACGCGCTGGAACAGGGCGTTGCGCACCATCACGCGGAAGGCCCGGGGGTTGGAGGTGACCCCCTCGGGCTGTTCCGCCACGAGCTCCTCCAGGGAGTCCGCGCTGGTCCCTGACGGGGACTCCTCGCCGGAGGCGAGCTTCTCCCACTCGTCCAGTAGGGAGTTGTCGGTCTGGCGGATGCTCTCGCCGAGCCACTCCACGAGGTCCGTGAGAGTCTCGGTGGTGGCGTCCACGGGCACGGTCTGGCGCAGGGCCTTGTACGCGTCCGAGAGGTAGCGCAGCAGGATGCCCTCGGAGCGGGCCAGACCGTAGTACTGCACGTAGTCCCCGAAGGTCATGGCGCGCTCGTACATGTCCCGCACGATCGCCTTGGGGGACAGCTCGAACTGGGACACCCACGGGGCGGAACCCCGGTAGGTCTCGAACGCCTGGTCCAGCAGCTCCCTCAGCGGCTGCGGGTAGGTGATCTCGTCCAGCTCGCGCATGCGTTCCATGTACTCAAGGCCCTCGGCCTTCATGGCGGCCAGCGCCTCGCCCTTGACCTTCTTCTCCTGCATGGTCAGCACCTGGCGGGGCTTCTCCAGGGTGGCCTCGATGACCGAGACCACGTCCAGCGCATAGGTCTCGGACTCGGGGTCCAGCAGACCCAGGGCGGCGAGCGCAAAGGGGGAGAG from Kocuria rhizophila DC2201 includes these protein-coding regions:
- a CDS encoding transcriptional regulator, producing the protein MFALTVDRRDSRADAEWLDMREHLDACRRNLPRPLVAWDITAGDELQALYDDAAPALQAVLALADAGSWHVGLGVGDVDRPLAQAARENTGAAFVAAREAVQAAKDAGGPAVRGGEWAERADALLGLLCAVRERRTDSGAAAVALAETGMTQQQMAKHLGITQSSVSRRLDAALWHQEHAAREALTAVLELADGAAAAPPRRSPARSTSRLATSTPVEHGHGHSARQDAPAQTTHAVSSRGGTPS